One part of the Salinivirga cyanobacteriivorans genome encodes these proteins:
- the istA gene encoding IS21 family transposase translates to MWYKVKELSENGFNKSQISREIGIDRRTVKRYLSMGEEDFHDWIRQGKNLPRKLAAYADFVKDELNEHADLSAAQIEDHLKEKYADDLPEVHSKTVYNFVQMIREKYNIPKPRSESQRDFGQLPQTPYGQEAQVDFGETYMRTVEGNRRKVYFFAILLSRSRHKFVYFQERPFTATDAVYAHFLAFEFFGGIPRKIIYDQDCVFIKDENLGDYKLTHEFNSFVQNQPFKAVFCRKADPQSKGKIENVVGYIKNNFLRGRPFRGISLLNEEGLAWLARTANAKKHTTTHKVPYKEWKIEKQYLLPYKKQQLSHEQTLRSHTVRKNNTVLLHKNSYQLPLGTYKGPGSKVLYSIKEGKVFFYRSSGNNGLITSYDLCIGEGEYLRNTDFRRDKSKTLPQTYAEALERLGNTEKAKFYLELIKSDKSRYYHDNLRAIAKKITGFTQQHIDKGLDYCMECQYYNANSLYQAIIHIANQAEKNSKTKVNIERPQTTKFMEKATIKANTSNINTYEKLF, encoded by the coding sequence ATGTGGTACAAAGTTAAAGAATTATCAGAAAATGGTTTCAATAAAAGCCAGATTTCAAGAGAAATTGGCATTGACCGCCGAACCGTAAAACGCTATTTAAGCATGGGTGAAGAAGATTTCCATGATTGGATACGCCAGGGAAAAAACCTGCCCCGAAAACTTGCAGCTTATGCAGATTTCGTTAAAGATGAACTAAATGAGCATGCAGATTTGTCGGCAGCGCAAATTGAAGATCACTTGAAAGAAAAATACGCAGATGACCTGCCTGAAGTACACAGTAAAACAGTGTATAATTTTGTGCAAATGATCCGTGAAAAGTACAATATTCCCAAACCAAGATCGGAGAGTCAACGGGACTTCGGCCAATTACCACAGACGCCTTACGGACAAGAGGCTCAGGTCGATTTTGGCGAGACTTACATGCGCACTGTCGAAGGCAATCGACGAAAGGTTTATTTCTTTGCAATATTACTTTCCCGTTCACGGCATAAATTTGTTTATTTTCAAGAAAGGCCCTTCACTGCTACTGATGCGGTTTATGCTCATTTTCTTGCATTTGAGTTTTTTGGAGGCATCCCCCGAAAAATAATTTATGACCAGGACTGTGTTTTCATAAAAGATGAAAACCTTGGCGATTATAAGCTGACCCATGAGTTCAACAGTTTTGTACAAAACCAGCCATTTAAAGCTGTTTTTTGTCGGAAAGCTGACCCTCAAAGCAAGGGAAAGATCGAGAATGTGGTCGGTTATATAAAGAACAATTTTTTAAGGGGAAGGCCCTTCAGGGGCATCAGTTTACTCAATGAGGAAGGGCTGGCATGGCTTGCACGAACAGCAAATGCAAAAAAACATACCACTACCCACAAAGTGCCTTATAAAGAATGGAAAATCGAAAAACAATATCTTTTACCTTACAAAAAACAGCAATTGTCACATGAACAAACATTACGGTCGCATACCGTAAGAAAAAACAATACGGTTTTATTGCACAAAAACAGCTACCAGCTTCCCCTTGGCACATACAAAGGGCCTGGTTCAAAGGTACTTTATTCCATAAAAGAAGGGAAAGTATTCTTTTACCGATCCTCCGGGAATAACGGGTTGATCACAAGTTATGACCTGTGCATAGGTGAAGGGGAATACCTGCGCAACACGGACTTTAGGCGCGATAAATCAAAAACACTTCCACAGACTTATGCCGAAGCACTGGAAAGGTTGGGCAATACAGAGAAAGCCAAATTTTACCTTGAACTGATCAAAAGCGATAAGTCAAGATACTACCACGACAACCTGCGGGCAATAGCCAAAAAAATCACAGGCTTTACGCAACAGCATATCGATAAAGGCCTTGATTATTGCATGGAATGTCAATATTACAATGCGAACAGTCTCTATCAGGCCATAATCCATATTGCAAACCAAGCAGAAAAGAACAGTAAAACGAAGGTAAACATAGAGCGCCCTCAAACCACTAAATTTATGGAAAAAGCTACTATTAAGGCCAACACAAGCAACATTAATACTTACGAAAAACTATTTTAG
- the istB gene encoding IS21-like element helper ATPase IstB gives MEQIKQIKQYADKLRLTKLRNNADKMVHQAQIDSPSYLEYTHELLYQEILQRRKNDYERRLKMARLPKSHDLDQYDFNFANGITRPQLKELRELLWMEQNYNVILMGPSGTGKTFLAAGLIYQAITSGYKAYFMTMEDIINTIKMKEMVSSALATYNRLLKAHLIAIDDIMLMPIKKHEAVAFFNLINQLHEQCSIIITTNKSPKQWAETLDDEVLTSALLDRILYRCEVIKLSGSSYRMENRQTIFKEEKS, from the coding sequence ATGGAACAAATCAAACAAATCAAGCAATACGCCGACAAACTCAGGCTGACCAAACTAAGAAACAACGCTGATAAAATGGTGCACCAGGCACAGATCGACAGCCCTTCTTATCTGGAATATACCCATGAACTCCTTTATCAGGAAATCTTACAACGCCGAAAAAACGATTACGAAAGAAGGTTGAAAATGGCGCGCCTTCCTAAATCTCACGACCTTGATCAATATGACTTTAACTTTGCCAATGGCATTACCAGGCCACAATTAAAAGAGCTAAGGGAATTATTGTGGATGGAGCAAAATTACAATGTCATCTTGATGGGTCCCTCAGGTACAGGCAAAACTTTTTTGGCCGCTGGACTTATATATCAAGCAATCACATCGGGATATAAAGCATATTTTATGACCATGGAAGACATTATCAACACCATAAAAATGAAGGAAATGGTATCATCTGCACTGGCCACTTACAATCGTCTTTTAAAAGCTCATTTGATAGCTATTGACGATATTATGCTTATGCCCATTAAAAAGCATGAAGCCGTCGCTTTCTTTAACCTGATCAATCAACTACATGAACAGTGCTCCATAATTATTACCACCAATAAATCGCCTAAACAATGGGCGGAAACCCTCGATGATGAGGTATTAACATCTGCCTTGTTAGACAGGATACTTTACCGCTGTGAAGTAATCAAGCTATCAGGTAGTAGTTATCGCATGGAGAACAGGCAAACCATATTTAAAGAGGAAAAATCATAA
- a CDS encoding type II toxin-antitoxin system RelE/ParE family toxin, which produces MVTNKQLPVIWDKEAKTQLKKAYNKILKESYQGAITVRDGILDTVDKIQEQPHRYPADKFKTNNKGNYRAFELYNYRVAYKITDENIQILRVRHVKREPLEY; this is translated from the coding sequence ATGGTAACAAATAAACAATTGCCTGTTATATGGGACAAAGAGGCAAAAACCCAATTAAAGAAAGCCTATAATAAAATATTAAAAGAATCTTACCAAGGCGCAATCACTGTAAGAGATGGTATTTTAGATACAGTTGATAAAATACAGGAACAACCACATAGATATCCGGCAGATAAGTTCAAAACTAACAATAAAGGTAACTATAGAGCTTTTGAATTGTATAATTACAGGGTTGCATATAAAATTACTGATGAAAATATCCAGATTTTAAGAGTTCGTCATGTAAAACGAGAACCTTTGGAATATTAG
- a CDS encoding tyrosine-type recombinase/integrase, translating into MNQHFKQYLVKKGFAISTAGDYGSFIEKKFKLYLYELSLSVESFDNEQLMQYIRYRKGQSIQAKTINLELKKIGYYLEFKGLPNIAENVRLKGVQRTVPHDLFTQKQLDEIYQKFPESRNHWTHENTLKTYHIILGLKIYQGLQTCELAKLEINHLQLDKGKIYVPSTRRTNKRILELKPFQVLPLHEYLLSEGKFLKDEIEGSYLFHKKRLFRGMSRIKKMINRYEPRLKNMAQIRASVITNWLQHYNLREVQYMAGHKYVSSTERYRTDNLEGLQKELEKYHPLK; encoded by the coding sequence ATGAATCAGCATTTTAAACAATACCTGGTTAAAAAAGGCTTTGCCATAAGCACGGCCGGTGATTACGGTTCTTTCATTGAAAAGAAGTTTAAACTTTATTTGTATGAACTATCTCTTTCAGTTGAAAGTTTTGATAATGAGCAATTAATGCAGTACATCCGCTATCGAAAAGGCCAAAGCATACAAGCAAAAACCATCAATTTAGAGTTAAAGAAAATCGGTTATTACCTGGAATTTAAAGGCTTGCCGAATATTGCAGAAAACGTTCGGTTAAAAGGCGTACAGCGCACGGTACCGCACGATCTGTTTACCCAAAAACAGCTCGATGAAATATACCAAAAGTTCCCCGAAAGCCGCAACCACTGGACGCACGAAAACACGTTGAAAACTTATCATATTATCTTGGGATTAAAGATTTATCAGGGCTTACAAACCTGTGAACTGGCAAAACTGGAAATCAACCACTTGCAACTGGACAAAGGCAAAATATACGTTCCATCGACCCGACGAACCAATAAACGTATTTTGGAGTTAAAACCCTTTCAAGTACTACCCTTGCACGAATATCTTTTATCCGAAGGAAAGTTTTTAAAAGATGAAATCGAAGGAAGCTATTTGTTTCATAAAAAACGCTTATTCCGGGGAATGTCAAGAATCAAAAAGATGATAAACAGGTACGAACCACGGTTAAAAAACATGGCACAAATCAGGGCATCGGTCATTACAAATTGGTTGCAACATTACAATTTACGGGAAGTTCAATACATGGCCGGACACAAGTATGTAAGCAGCACAGAGCGTTACAGAACGGACAATTTAGAAGGTCTGCAAAAGGAGTTGGAAAAATATCATCCGTTGAAATGA
- a CDS encoding tyrosine-type recombinase/integrase produces METLNYNPHTVKLGYWNTKEFLSFLEQNQTNHFRNFKTGQIKSYLDYLQHRPNCNRSGSLSAGYINKHITTLRLLSKYLQLTGVANIAIKPELLKTTETATYLTKPEIQALYKAAKDRDNLYRQRDTAMLGIYYGCGLRASEGAALNISDLLFEKDLLYVRQGKGYRQRYVPMGGQVKADLQAYVFNQRSELLNGQKNEALLLSRRGKRWSRQGMYNRLQLLKNQANHEKLKQKTFGLHILRHSIATHLLQDGMRLENIALFLGHKSIETTQKYTHLVNESAF; encoded by the coding sequence TTGGAAACACTGAATTACAACCCCCACACGGTAAAACTCGGCTATTGGAACACAAAGGAATTTTTATCTTTTCTGGAGCAAAACCAAACGAACCATTTTAGAAACTTTAAAACCGGGCAAATAAAAAGCTACCTGGATTATTTGCAGCACCGCCCCAACTGCAACCGATCGGGCAGCCTGAGTGCAGGTTACATCAACAAACACATTACCACGCTGCGGCTTTTGAGTAAATATCTACAACTCACAGGAGTGGCCAACATCGCCATTAAACCCGAACTGCTGAAAACAACAGAAACCGCCACATATCTGACCAAACCGGAAATACAAGCTTTGTACAAAGCTGCAAAAGACCGGGATAATTTATACCGCCAAAGAGATACGGCCATGCTCGGGATTTATTACGGTTGCGGATTACGGGCAAGCGAAGGTGCAGCACTGAACATCAGCGATCTGCTTTTTGAAAAAGACTTACTTTATGTCCGACAAGGCAAAGGTTACAGGCAGCGCTACGTTCCCATGGGCGGGCAAGTTAAAGCCGATCTGCAGGCGTATGTTTTCAATCAACGGAGTGAACTTTTAAACGGACAAAAAAACGAAGCGTTGCTTTTGAGCCGTCGCGGAAAGCGGTGGAGCCGGCAAGGCATGTACAACCGTTTGCAACTGCTGAAAAACCAAGCAAACCATGAAAAATTAAAACAGAAAACCTTCGGGCTGCACATTTTACGGCACTCTATTGCCACGCATCTTTTACAGGACGGCATGCGGTTAGAAAACATTGCTTTGTTCCTTGGGCACAAGTCGATTGAAACAACGCAGAAATACACCCATTTAGTCAATGAATCAGCATTTTAA
- a CDS encoding CHC2 zinc finger domain-containing protein, which yields MQIPDIKKRLPIMSVLAHYGIKTDTNSHIKCPFHKDDKPSCKIYTDTNTYNCFGCGKTGDVIQFIQDKENCDKHTALKKAAELAGENTEVMGISSGKASVKEAENFAELFKMQKEGLPRSPKAQEYLRNRCLEQLQEVGYNSGVNWKKLKQCITFPLKDKNGNIVSLYGRRITESNGHNVEFGKHYYTANRKGLYPGCPDANTETLIITEAIIDAATLQLSIENNQYSILAAYGTNGLTAEHKAAIAEWASDGTEKQEIIFFFDGDTAGKEAAKKYSEELIKDKACLVSTVPTPDGEDINSLFVNYGKEAILQLIEERQPANLKTSQSTNNLTIEQYDNQINTTGEVQPQSVGGRTQCLASPLKTDTPNKIIHETPTARYIIKGSLPKTFDRMLVSLDVQHLETGVKYRCRLDLYEEKQTRKEAREASEKLDLRSDLVENDLSQLTDLLEEYRDNQLQQTTEENSSDKALSLPEQAKCKAFLQKDNLIQNLNELIGQSGIVGEENNRLFLFIIGTSHKMPDTLHALIQGSSGSGKTHLLSKIAALMPDERVVKFTRVTENSFYNYDEYFFRNKLICLEDIDGLKEEALFAWRELISNEQLSSSTSQKDENGNIRSAQRIVRGPMASICATTHGQIYEDNMSRMFIVAVDESSEQTQKIMNYQSKTASGTIEKGQEVEAKEFMQNCIRMLKPLKVVNPYADKINLPPQAHKIRRLHELFLSFVKQVALIHQYQRKRDDRGRIITDPEDLKIAVEIMFDSIFLKVDELDGSLRQFFEQLKAYVLAKENPQNYEFMQREIRHALNLNKTQLFRYLNELMELEYLQQSGGYANRGFKYKIIYWDNVTKLRSEIKAYLFGQIEKLAFQSVGTPVGTPENYIKN from the coding sequence ATGCAAATCCCCGACATAAAAAAACGGCTGCCCATAATGAGCGTTTTGGCGCATTATGGAATTAAAACAGATACGAACAGCCACATCAAATGCCCGTTCCATAAGGACGATAAACCCAGCTGCAAAATATATACAGACACCAACACCTACAACTGCTTTGGCTGCGGCAAAACCGGCGATGTGATACAATTTATCCAGGACAAAGAAAATTGCGATAAGCATACAGCGTTAAAAAAAGCTGCAGAACTGGCAGGAGAAAATACTGAAGTTATGGGGATTTCTTCAGGTAAGGCTAGCGTGAAGGAGGCCGAAAACTTTGCCGAACTGTTTAAAATGCAAAAAGAAGGCCTCCCACGCAGCCCCAAAGCACAGGAGTATTTGAGAAATCGCTGCTTAGAACAATTACAAGAAGTTGGCTATAACTCAGGAGTAAACTGGAAAAAACTCAAACAGTGCATCACCTTCCCATTGAAAGACAAAAACGGAAACATCGTAAGTCTGTACGGCAGAAGAATCACAGAAAGCAACGGCCATAACGTAGAATTTGGCAAACACTACTACACCGCAAACCGCAAAGGACTTTACCCGGGTTGTCCAGACGCAAATACAGAAACGCTAATCATCACCGAAGCCATTATCGATGCAGCCACACTTCAATTATCAATAGAAAATAATCAATATTCAATTTTAGCCGCTTACGGCACCAACGGCCTAACCGCCGAACACAAAGCAGCCATTGCAGAATGGGCATCGGACGGAACCGAGAAGCAAGAAATTATTTTCTTTTTTGATGGCGATACAGCCGGAAAAGAAGCGGCAAAGAAATACAGTGAAGAACTGATTAAAGACAAGGCATGCCTTGTCTCAACAGTACCAACGCCCGACGGCGAAGACATCAACAGCCTCTTTGTAAACTACGGCAAGGAAGCAATACTGCAATTAATCGAAGAACGGCAACCTGCAAACCTCAAAACTTCCCAATCAACTAACAATTTAACAATAGAGCAATATGACAATCAAATAAATACCACCGGAGAAGTACAGCCACAATCCGTCGGAGGCCGGACACAGTGCCTTGCGTCTCCATTAAAAACCGATACCCCAAACAAAATCATCCACGAAACCCCCACCGCCCGTTACATCATAAAAGGCAGCCTGCCGAAAACCTTTGATAGAATGCTGGTGAGTTTGGACGTGCAGCACTTGGAAACGGGCGTTAAATACCGCTGCCGACTGGACTTGTACGAAGAAAAACAGACAAGGAAAGAAGCCCGTGAAGCATCGGAAAAACTGGACTTGCGCAGTGATTTGGTGGAAAACGATCTATCTCAATTAACCGATTTACTGGAAGAATACAGAGATAATCAACTGCAACAAACCACCGAAGAAAACTCAAGCGACAAAGCTTTAAGCTTACCGGAACAAGCCAAATGCAAAGCCTTTCTGCAGAAAGATAATTTAATACAAAACCTAAACGAATTGATCGGCCAAAGCGGCATTGTAGGCGAAGAAAACAACCGTTTGTTTTTGTTCATTATTGGTACGAGCCACAAAATGCCCGACACACTGCATGCGTTGATACAAGGCAGTTCGGGCAGCGGGAAAACGCACCTTTTGAGCAAAATAGCCGCTTTAATGCCCGATGAACGAGTAGTGAAATTTACCCGTGTTACGGAAAACAGTTTTTACAACTACGATGAATATTTTTTTAGAAACAAACTCATTTGTTTGGAAGACATCGACGGGCTGAAAGAAGAAGCCTTGTTTGCCTGGCGCGAGCTGATCAGCAACGAACAACTCAGCAGCAGCACCAGCCAGAAAGACGAAAACGGAAACATACGCAGCGCACAGCGTATTGTTCGTGGTCCAATGGCCAGTATATGTGCCACCACGCACGGACAAATTTACGAGGACAACATGAGCCGTATGTTTATTGTGGCCGTTGATGAAAGCAGCGAACAAACCCAAAAGATCATGAACTACCAAAGCAAAACCGCCAGCGGAACGATAGAAAAAGGGCAGGAAGTTGAAGCAAAGGAATTTATGCAAAACTGCATCCGCATGTTAAAGCCGTTGAAAGTGGTCAACCCTTACGCCGACAAGATAAATCTGCCACCTCAGGCCCACAAAATACGGCGTTTGCACGAACTGTTTTTAAGCTTCGTAAAGCAAGTGGCATTGATCCACCAATACCAACGAAAGCGAGATGACCGGGGCAGAATAATCACCGACCCCGAAGACCTGAAAATAGCCGTAGAGATCATGTTCGACAGTATTTTTTTGAAAGTGGACGAGTTGGATGGCTCCTTGCGGCAGTTCTTTGAGCAGCTGAAAGCCTACGTTTTGGCAAAAGAAAACCCGCAGAACTATGAGTTCATGCAACGGGAAATCCGGCATGCACTGAACCTGAACAAGACACAGCTTTTTCGTTACCTCAATGAATTAATGGAACTAGAATACCTGCAACAATCGGGCGGCTATGCTAACCGTGGGTTTAAGTACAAAATAATCTATTGGGACAATGTCACCAAGCTTCGAAGCGAAATAAAAGCGTACCTGTTCGGCCAAATTGAAAAGCTGGCGTTCCAAAGCGTTGGAACACCAGTTGGAACGCCAGAAAATTACATAAAAAACTAA
- a CDS encoding helix-turn-helix domain-containing protein, whose amino-acid sequence MDFGDNMMLIRKKKKLSQAALGKMIGTSGDVIGRYERGDIKPSIDVVAKIADALEVSVDYLIGKTSLLLDKETLQRIEDISNLKEENKNFIFNLIDMALRDIKAKKAYS is encoded by the coding sequence ATGGATTTTGGCGACAATATGATGCTCATACGCAAAAAGAAAAAGCTCTCACAAGCTGCTTTGGGAAAAATGATTGGCACCTCCGGTGATGTGATCGGAAGGTACGAACGCGGGGACATTAAACCCTCCATTGATGTGGTTGCAAAAATTGCCGATGCGCTGGAAGTTTCTGTGGATTACCTGATAGGAAAAACAAGCTTGCTCCTGGACAAAGAAACACTGCAACGCATCGAGGATATTTCAAACCTCAAAGAAGAAAACAAAAACTTCATTTTCAACCTGATCGATATGGCGCTCAGGGATATAAAAGCTAAAAAAGCTTATTCGTAA